In a single window of the Gossypium hirsutum isolate 1008001.06 chromosome A13, Gossypium_hirsutum_v2.1, whole genome shotgun sequence genome:
- the LOC107893103 gene encoding benzyl alcohol O-benzoyltransferase translates to MAAPSSIPLKFTVRRCEPQLVAPAKPTPYEQKLLSDIDDQASLRFQVPLINFYQYEPSMEGKDPAEVIREALAQTLVCYYPFAGRLREGANGKLMVDCTGEGVMFIKADADVTLEQFGEPLRPPFPCFDELLYNVPGSEGMLNCPLLLIQVTQLKCGGFIFALRLNHVMSDGTGLAQFLFALGEMARGVITHLISPVWERHLLDARHPARMTFTHREYDEVEARVTTPITILPFDNPIQRSFSFGFAEVSLLRSLLPPHLRRCTTFELITACLWRCRTLAINLDPDEEVRMLCIVNARSKFNPSFPSGYYGNVFVFPAAITTVKSLREKPLEYAVELIKQAKASVTEEYVKSVAALMVARGKRIHFPNVIGTYILSDLTKAGLEDIDFGWGKAVFGGPIIAVGVISFLMPTKNKKGEVGSVASICLPAPAMERFAKELENMLKQQPSEGKKIKSKSISSAL, encoded by the exons ATGGCAGCACCTTCCAGCATTCCCCTTAAGTTCACTGTCCGACGTTGTGAACCACAACTTGTTGCTCCTGCTAAGCCTACGCCATATGAACAAAAACTGTTATCGGACATTGATGATCAAGCGAGTTTGCGGTTTCAAGTTCCGCTAATCAACTTTTATCAATATGAACCTTCCATGGAAGGAAAAGATCCAGCTGAGGTTATTAGAGAGGCACTTGCACAAACCCTAGTGTGTTATTATCCATTTGCAGGTAGATTAAGAGAAGGGGCTAATGGTAAGCTTATGGTGGATTGCACCGGTGAGGGTGTGATGTTTATAAAAGCCGATGCTGATGTTACACTTGAACAGTTTGGTGAACCACTTCGCCCACCATTCCCTTGCTTCGATGAGCTCCTTTATAATGTTCCTGGTTCTGAAGGGATGCTAAATTGCCCATTGTTGTTGATTCAG GTAACACAGTTGAAATGCGGTGGTTTCATCTTCGCTCTCCGTCTCAACCATGTCATGAGTGATGGTACTGGCCTAGCACAATTCCTGTTTGCCCTGGGTGAAATGGCACGAGGCGTAATCACTCACTTGATCTCACCCGTTTGGGAAAGACATCTCTTAGATGCTCGACACCCAGCACGAATGACATTTACCCACCGCGAGTATGATGAAGTGGAAGCCCGTGTCACCACCCCCATTACCATCTTGCCATTTGACAATCCGATTCAACGTTCCTTTTCCTTTGGCTTTGCAGAAGTTTCACTTCTTCGTAGCCTCCTACCTCCGCACCTTCGCCGTTGTACCACATTTGAACTCATAACGGCTTGTTTATGGCGTTGTAGAACCCTTGCTATAAATCTTGACCCTGATGAAGAGGTACGCATGTTATGCATTGTTAATGCACGTTCTAAATTCAATCCCTCATTCCCATCGGGATATTATGGGAATGTGTTTGTCTTCCCAGCAGCAATAACAACAGTTAAAAGTCTCCGTGAGAAACCATTAGAGTATGCAGTGGAATTAATAAAACAAGCGAAAGCAAGTGTGACAGAGGAATATGTGAAATCCGTGGCAGCTTTAATGGTGGCTCGGGGTAAACGAATCCATTTCCCGAATGTTATCGGTACATACATTTTATCAGATTTAACAAAGGCCGGATTGGAAGATATAGATTTCGGATGGGGTAAGGCTGTGTTTGGAGGGCCAATAATAGCGGTTGGGGTGATAAGCTTTTTAATGCCAACCAAGAATAAGAAAGGAGAAGTTGGAAGTGTGGCATCAATTTGTTTGCCAGCTCCAGCGATGGAAAGGTTTGCTAAGGAATTGGAGAACATGTTGAAGCAGCAGCCAAGTGAGggtaaaaagattaaatcaaaatcaatttcTTCTGCTTTGTAA